In Oncorhynchus kisutch isolate 150728-3 linkage group LG5, Okis_V2, whole genome shotgun sequence, a genomic segment contains:
- the rab22a gene encoding ras-related protein Rab-22A gives MTLRELKVCLLGDTGVGKSSIVWRFVEDNFDPNINPTIGASFMTKTVQYQNELHKFLIWDTAGQERFRALAPMYYRGSAAAIIVYDITKEDSFQTLKNWVKELRQHGPPNIVVAIAGNKCDLSDAREVSEKDAKDYADSIHAIFVETSAKNAININEVFIEISQRIPVLDAGGGAAGNGFKLRRRPSETRTRTCC, from the exons ATGACGTTGAGAGAGTTAAAGGTTTGCCTTCTTGGG GACACTGGGGTTGGAAAGTCAAGCATTGTTTGGAGGTTTGTGGAGGACAACTTTGACCCTAACATTAATCCAACTATTGG GGCATCCTTCATGACAAAGACGGTGCAGTATCAAAATGAGCTTCACAAATTTCTCATCTGGGACACTGCAGGGCAAGAGAGA TTCCGTGCGTTGGCGCCAATGTACTACAGAGGCTCTGCGGCAGCCATCATTGTTTATGACATCACTAAAGAG GACTCGTTCCAGACGTTAAAGAACTGGGTGAAGGAGCTTCGTCAGCACGGCCCGCCCAACATTGTGGTAGCCATCGCTGGCAACAAGTGTGACCTATCCGATGCCAG GGAGGTCTCGGAGAAGGATGCCAAGGACTATGCTGACTCCATCCACGCCATCTTTGTGGAGACCAGCGCCAAGAACGCCATTAACATCAATGAGGTCTTTATAGAGATAA GTCAACGGATCCCTGTCCTAGATGCAGGGGGAGGGGCTGCAGGGAATGGCTTCAAACTGCGCCGGCGGCCCTCAGAGACCCGGACCCGGACCTGCTGCTGA